A window from Theobroma cacao cultivar B97-61/B2 chromosome 3, Criollo_cocoa_genome_V2, whole genome shotgun sequence encodes these proteins:
- the LOC18604576 gene encoding pentatricopeptide repeat-containing protein At1g74750 yields the protein MLRAKHIGNLSSSARSFLFSGSRCSASDGNSCTCPEDESCVSRKRSIRNEVLSKSSGRGTLALGTASKAVGSHEAERAPQLVSSPIPLHRSGNVNYDVNIDAAQLDGQASAPISDQFVKAGIAAVSFLSDMMNYKLPLSDGGVMLSSPKNCVVESSRQLPNIKSPAVKPIKKENFAKVYPKPSSEIAAGPKSTVSYHGTKDRGNKPNFVRGYKQVSNAASVGSSETHRTSANTCDKGKPMPQRVKAHSHRFMSNFNSNVLPSDAKFSDSGTEGFKKSFRDMKMPTGVVPMTRPLAGTRHVTESVSHILQQLNWGPAAEQALENLNFSMDAYQANQVLKQIQDHTVALGFFYWLKQRAGFKHDGHTYTTMVGILGRARQFGAINRLLDQMVKDGCQPNVVTYNRLIHSYGRANYLKEAINVFNQMQEAGCEPDRVTYCTLIDIHAKAGFLDVAMDLYQRMQAVGLSPDTFTYSVIINCLGKAGHLPAAHRLFCEMVGQGCVPNLVTYNIMIALQAKARNYESALKLYRDMQNAGFDPDKVTYSIVMEVLGHYGYLDEAESIFAEMKKKNWVPDEPVYGLLVDLWGKAGNVEKAWQWYQAMLHAGLRPNVPTCNSLLSAFLRVHRLSDAYNLLQNMVALGLNPSLQTYTLLLSCCTEARSPYDMGFCCQLMAVTGHPAHMFLLSMPSAGPDGQNVRDHVGKFLDMMHSEDRESKRGLVDSVVDFLHKSGLKEEAGSVWEVAAQKNVYPDAVREKSSCYWLINLHVMSDGTAVTALSRTLAWFRQQMLVSGISPSRIDIVTGWGRRSRVTGSSLVRQAVQDLLSIFSFPFFTENGNSGCFVGCGEPLNRWLLQSYVERMHLL from the coding sequence ATGTTACGAGCAAAGCATATTGGTAACCTCTCAAGTAGTGCAAGGTCATTTTTATTTAGTGGGTCACGATGTAGCGCATCAGATGGAAATTCATGCACGTGCCCTGAAGATGAGTCCTGTGTTTCCAGAAAGCGGAGCATAAGAAATGAAGTTCTGTCCAAATCCTCAGGTAGGGGAACCCTGGCGTTGGGGACTGCATCCAAAGCTGTTGGTTCTCATGAAGCTGAGAGAGCACCACAGCTTGTCTCTAGTCCTATTCCTTTGCATAGATCTGGCAATGTAAATTATGACGTCAACATTGATGCTGCTCAACTTGATGGGCAGGCATCAGCTCCTATTTCTGACCAATTTGTTAAAGCTGGCATTGCAGCTGTGTCATTCTTGTCTGACATGATGAATTATAAGCTTCCTTTATCAGATGGGGGTGTAATGTTAAGCTCACCAAAAAACTGTGTGGTTGAATCATCGAGGCAACTTCCAAATATAAAATCTCCAGCTGTCAAACCTATCAAAAAAGAGAACTTTGCTAAAGTCTATCCAAAACCATCATCTGAAATAGCAGCAGGGCCAAAATCAACAGTTAGCTACCATGGTACAAAAGATAGAGGTAACAAGCCCAATTTTGTTAGAGGTTACAAGCAAGTTTCAAATGCTGCATCAGTGGGTTCATCCGAAACTCATAGAACATCTGCAAATACTTGTGATAAGGGGAAGCCTATGCCACAGAGAGTGAAAGCTCATTCTCATCGCTTCATGTCAAATTTTAACTCCAATGTCCTACCTTCAGATGCAAAATTTTCAGATTCTGGCACGGAAGGTTTTAAAAAATCCTTTAGGGACATGAAAATGCCAACAGGAGTTGTTCCTATGACCAGGCCTTTAGCAGGCACTCGGCATGTCACTGAAAGTGTTTCCCACATATTGCAACAGCTGAACTGGGGTCCTGCTGCTGAACAGGCACTTGAAAATCTCAACTTCTCAATGGATGCATATCAAGCGAACCAAGTACTGAAGCAAATACAAGATCACACAGTTGCTCTTGGCTTTTTCTATTGGTTAAAACAGCGGGCTGGATTCAAGCATGATGGTCATACATACACCACCATGGTGGGTATCCTTGGTCGTGCAAGGCAGTTTGGGGCAATAAATAGATTACTTGATCAGATGGTGAAGGATGGATGTCAGCCAAATGTTGTGACATACAATCGTCTTATTCATAGTTATGGACGTGCAAACTACTTGAAAGAAGCTATCAATGTGTTCAATCAAATGCAGGAAGCAGGTTGTGAACCTGATCGTGTCACATATTGTACTCTTATTGATATCCATGCCAAAGCTGGGTTTCTTGATGTTGCTATGGACTTGTACCAAAGAATGCAAGCAGTTGGCCTTTCTCCTGATACGTTCACTTATAGTGTGATAATCAACTGCCTTGGAAAGGCTGGGCACTTACCTGCTGCCCACAGGCTGTTTTGTGAGATGGTTGGTCAGGGTTGTGTTCCTAATCTAGTTACCTACAACATCATGATTGCTTTACAAGCAAAGGCTAGGAATTATGAGAGTGCATTAAAACTTTATCGTGATATGCAGAATGCCGGATTTGATCCTGACAAGGTTACATACAGCATAGTAATGGAGGTGCTTGGACACTATGGTTATCTGGATGAAGCAGAATCAATTTTTGCtgagatgaaaaagaaaaactgggTGCCTGATGAACCTGTTTATGGTCTGCTAGTTGACTTATGGGGAAAGGCTGGTAATGTGGAAAAGGCTTGGCAGTGGTATCAGGCCATGCTACATGCAGGGCTGCGCCCCAATGTTCCTACTTGCAATTCTTTGCTCAGTGCTTTCCTTAGAGTGCACAGGTTGTCAGATGCTTATAACTTGCTGCAAAACATGGTGGCTTTGGGTTTAAATCCTTCTTTGCAAACTTATACCTTGCTCCTGAGCTGTTGTACAGAAGCCAGGTCACCGTATGATATGGGGTTTTGTTGCCAGCTCATGGCAGTCACAGGTCATCCTGCACATATGTTTCTGTTGTCCATGCCTTCAGCAGGACCTGATGGTCAAAACGTGCGGGATCATGTGGGTAAGTTCTTGGATATGATGCACAGTGAGGATAGAGAGAGCAAGAGGGGACTTGTGGATTCTGTGGTGGATTTTCTTCACAAATCAGGGCTCAAGGAGGAGGCTGGATCTGTTTGGGAGGTAGCTGCACAGAAGAATGTGTATCCAGATGCTGTTAGAGAGAAAAGCTCGTGTTATTGGCTGATCAACCTTCATGTGATGTCAGATGGTACTGCTGTAACAGCACTATCTAGGACACTTGCCTGGTTTCGCCAGCAAATGCTAGTGTCTGGGATCAGTCCCAGCAGGATTGATATAGTGACTGGATGGGGGCGGCGGAGCAGGGTTACAGGATCATCACTCGTGAGACAGGCAGTTCAGGATCTTCTCAGTATTTTTAGCTTTCCATTTTTTACCGAGAACGGAAATTCTGGGTGTTTTGTGGGGTGTGGAGAGCCTCTTAACCGATGGTTACTTCAATCATATGTGGAGCGGATGCATTTACTGTAG